The following coding sequences are from one Triticum aestivum cultivar Chinese Spring chromosome 5A, IWGSC CS RefSeq v2.1, whole genome shotgun sequence window:
- the LOC123105624 gene encoding FT-interacting protein 7, whose product MAATVRKLVVEVVEARNLLPKDGTGTSSPYARADFDGQRRKTRTVPRDLNPAWNEPLEFNFPGPGSGGIDPVAGEPLEVAIFHDVRVAPTRRNNFLGRVRLDARQFVRKGEEALIYFPLEKKSFLSWVRGDIGLKVYYLDEPLAPEPDPPAADPPAPDVEPPKVDAPPPAPDASPSPVCADPPPEAEVPATAQGAPPAGDEASTEKPPEGDGDPAAPTPATEEEPVMSSEALPASDGAASERPPEEETPPPPPIPTPMPRQVPVAPRPAPPPPDVPMERSKHDLVDKMPYLFVRVVRARGLPAGAHPHVRVAAGGRHASTREARRGAFFEWDQTFAFKRDPAIDSPGPTLEVSVWDLPPDADVSVADDRSFLGGLCFDTADVHARDPPDGPLATQWYRLEGGRRLAGADLMVATWAGTQADEAFGEAWKADSPLASSFSAAVASRAKVYVSPKLWLLRLTVIEAQDTLTAAPPRDAGIAVRGTLGFQSLKTRTTPVNRNGGPAWNEDLVFVAAEPFIDDDCFVISLEVRYGKEAFPVGSASISLAAIERRVDDRKVASKWLDLLPSDEAIRKVGKRAAMHMHGGRLHVRVCLDGGYHVADEPQYASSDFRPSARQLWRPPIGVLELGIVGCKGLLPMRTADGKGCTDAYAVAKYGPKWARTRTISDSFDPAWNEQYTWPVYDPCTVLTVGVFDDPLQSLPPDEGKDAACSLPMGKVRIRLSTLENGRVYRGTYPLILMLPSGAKRMGDVELAVRFATSGTALDVLHMYGQPVLPAMHHLRPIPSVNREALRLAAARISAAHLARAEPPLRREVAMWMLDAAEPRGFSMRKLRANWNRAAAALSWVADTARWAEDTRSWRNPTATTMAHAVLVLLAWHPDLIVPTLTLHVAAVGVWKYRRRPRAPAPHPCVRASMAEAPDREELDEEFDTIPSGRSAEVVRARYDRARMVGARLQAMVGDVATQAERLQALVSWRDPRATGMFVVLCVVVAMVLYMVPMKVVAVVAGFYYLRHPMFRDRMPAPVINFFRRLPSMSERIM is encoded by the coding sequence ATGGCGGCGACGGTGAGGAAgctggtggtggaggtggtggaggcgcggaACCTGCTGCCAAAGGACGGGACGGGCACGTCCAGCCCGTACGCGCGCGCCGACTTCGACGGGCAGCGCCGCAAGACGCGCACCGTGCCGCGGGACCTCAACCCGGCCTGGAACGAGCCGCTCGAGTTCAACTTCCCGGGCCCCGGATCCGGCGGCATcgaccccgtcgccggcgagcCGCTCGAGGTGGCCATCTTCCACGACGTGCGGGTGGCACCCACCCGGCGCAACAACTTCCTCGGCCGCGTCCGCCTCGACGCGCGCCAGTTCGTCCGCAAGGGCGAGGAGGCGCTCATCTACTTCCCGCTCGAGAAGAAGAGCTTCCTCAGCTGGGTGCGCGGCGACATCGGCCTCAAGGTCTACTACCTCGACGAGCCCCTCGCGCCGGAGCCTGACCCGCCTGCCGCTGATCCTCCTGCGCCCGACGTGGAACCACCAAAGGTTGATGCGCCGCCGCCGGCTCCCGATGCTTCACCTTCACCCGTGTGTGCGGACCCACCGCCCGAAGCAGAGGTGCCAGCGACAGCACAAGGAGCGCCACCAGCCGGCGACGAAGCAAGCACGGAGAAGCCACCCGAGGGTGACGGTGACCCGGCAGCGCCGACCCCGGCCACGGAGGAGGAGCCGGTAATGAGTTCGGAAGCGTTGCCAGCTTCCGATGGGGCGGCGTCAGAGAGGCCGCCGGAGGAGgagaccccaccgccgccgccgatcccgACGCCGATGCCAAGGCAAGTGCCGGTGGCGCCGCgtccggcgccgccgccaccggatgTGCCGATGGAGCGATCAAAGCACGACCTGGTGGACAAGATGCCGTACCTGTTCGTCAGGGTTGTGCGGGCGCGGGGGCTGCCGGCGGGAGCGCACCCGCACGTGCGCGTGGCCGCCGGCGGCCGCCACGCGTCCACCCGGGAGGCGCGCCGCGGCGCCTTCTTCGAGTGGGATCAGACATTCGCCTTCAAGCGCGATCCGGCCATCGACTCGCCGGGCCCCACGCTCGAGGTCTCTGTGTGGGACCTCCCTCCCGACGCCGATGTGTCCGTCGCTGACGACCGCAGCTTCCTCGGCGGGCTCTGCTTCGACACCGCCGACGTCCACGCGCGGGACCCGCCTGACGGGCCGCTCGCCACGCAATGGTACAGGCTTGAAGGCGGGCGCCGACTCGCCGGTGCCGACCTGATGGTCGCCACGTGGGCCGGCACGCAAGCTGACGAGGCCTTCGGCGAGGCGTGGAAGGCGGACTCCCCGTTAGCATCGTCGTTCTCGGCTGCCGTCGCGTCGCGGGCCAAGGTGTACGTCTCACCCAAGCTCTGGCTCCTGCGCCTGACAGTCATCGAGGCGCAAGACACGCTCACGGCGGCGCCGCCCCGCGACGCCGGTATCGCCGTGCGCGGGACCCTTGGCTTCCAGTCCCTCAAGACCCGCACGACGCCGGTGAACCGCAACGGTGGGCCGGCGTGGAACGAGGACCTGGTGTTCGTCGCCGCCGAGCCGTTCATCGACGACGACTGCTTCGTCATCTCCCTCGAGGTGCGCTACGGCAAGGAAGCTTTTCCCGTGGGCTCGGCCAGCATCTCGCTCGCTGCCATCGAGAGGCGGGTCGACGATCGGAAGGTGGCATCCAAGTGGCTCGACCTTCTCCCCTCCGACGAGGCTATCAGAAAAGTGGGCAAGAGGGCGGCCATGCACATGCACGGCGGCCGGCTGCACGTACGAGTGTGCCTCGACGGGGGCTACCACGTTGCCGACGAGCCGCAGTACGCGAGCAGTGACTTCCGGCCTTCGGCGCGGCAGCTGTGGCGCCCGCCAATCGGCGTGCTGGAGCTTGGCATCGTCGGGTGCAAAGGCCTCCTACCGATGCGCACCGCCGACGGCAAGGGGTGCACGGACGCGTACGCCGTGGCCAAGTACGGCCCCAAGTGGGCGCGCACGCGCACCATCTCCGATAGCTTCGACCCGGCCTGGAACGAGCAGTACACGTGGCCCGTGTACGACCCGTGCACCGTGCTCACCGTCGGCGTCTTCGACGATCCGCTGCAGTCGCTTCCGCCGGACGAGGGGAAAGACGCCGCATGTTCGCTGCCGATGGGAAAGGTCCGGATACGGCTGTCCACGCTGGAGAACGGCCGCGTGTACCGCGGCACGTACCCGCTAATCTTGATGCTGCCCTCCGGCGCAAAGAGGATGGGCGACGTCGAGCTGGCCGTCCGCTTCGCCACGTCCGGGACGGCGCTCGACGTGCTGCACATGTACGGGCAGCCGGTGTTACCGGCGATGCACCACCTGCGTCCGATCCCGTCCGTGAACCGCGAGGCGCTTCGGCTGGCCGCGGCGCGCATCTCGGCCGCTCACCTGGCTCGCGCCGagccgccgctccggcgggaggTGGCAATGTGGATGCTGGACGCGGCGGAGCCCCGGGGGTTCAGCATGCGGAAGCTGCGCGCCAACTGGAACCGCGCCGCGGCGGCGCTGTCGTGGGTGGCCGACACGGCGCGGTGGGCAGAGGATACCCGGTCGTGGCGGAACCCGACGGCGACGACAATGGCGCACGCCGTCCTCGTGCTCCTGGCCTGGCACCCGGATCTCATCGTGCCGACGCTCACGCTCCACGTCGCCGCTGTCGGCGTGTGGAAGTACCGGCGCAGGCCGCGCGCCCCGGCGCCGCACCCGTGCGTGCGCGCGTCCATGGCGGAGGCGCCTGACAGGGAGGAGCTGGACGAGGAGTTTGACACGATACCGAGCGGGAGGTCGGCGGAGGTGGTGCGCGCGCGGTACGACCGCGCTAGGATGGTCGGAGCGCGGCTGCAGGCCATGGTCGGCGACGTGGCGACGCAGGCGGAGAGGCTGCAGGCGCTCGTGTCGTGGCGCGACCCGCGCGCCACGGGGATGTTCGTGGTCCTCTGCGTCGTGGTGGCCATGGTGCTGTACATGGTGCCCATGAAGGTGGTGGCAGTGGTCGCCGGGTTCTACTACCTTCGGCACCCCATGTTCCGGGACCGGATGCCGGCGCCAGTGATCAACTTCTTCCGGCGGCTGCCTTCTATGTCCGAACGTATCATGTAG